In Caldicellulosiruptor morganii, the following proteins share a genomic window:
- a CDS encoding prepilin peptidase has protein sequence MALTYFAAIVVCLIAAFTDFKYHKIYNWLVILTIAAATVIHRLKLLSNLAPAITLFLFMVFVAFLFKDTSMGGDVKFLSALALLLGNDIYPAILITCIVFIATGVATYLKNSGKLDTGFLRLKLPLGMFLPVGVLTVFIVRLLTKTI, from the coding sequence TTGGCTCTTACTTATTTTGCAGCCATAGTTGTTTGCCTGATAGCAGCTTTTACAGACTTTAAATACCACAAAATTTACAACTGGCTTGTTATTCTGACAATTGCGGCAGCAACAGTTATTCACAGACTCAAGTTGCTTTCCAACCTTGCACCGGCTATTACACTGTTTCTGTTTATGGTCTTTGTAGCATTTTTATTCAAGGATACGTCAATGGGTGGTGATGTAAAGTTTTTAAGTGCTCTTGCGTTGCTTCTGGGGAATGACATATATCCTGCTATTCTCATAACCTGCATTGTGTTTATTGCTACAGGTGTTGCAACATACCTCAAAAACAGTGGCAAACTTGACACAGGGTTTTTAAGACTGAAACTCCCGCTTGGTATGTTTTTGCCGGTGGGAGTTTTGACTGTTTTTATAGTAAGACTTCTAACAAAAACAATTTAG
- a CDS encoding type II secretion system F family protein, with protein MLGYRRKEKVIKHQLPVFSLKVYFFVAVAAALLSFVYFSTRKNIILAIMYSAIIFGVFDFLFELAYMLVLQMFVNQYLSFVSSFATAMSVTKSAIQAVKYCREYTRPPLKNILDSVVSEYDAGVIDTGSFFSELAGRINVRIYKQFFMLVKVADETGADIVDICRKVLNNNTDTLKLVRQIKASTIVGFGVIAFMIAINLLIFNAVIQNEEIATWLFTTNRQDLMFNLIAILIGLATPKLLVSWSDSV; from the coding sequence ATGTTAGGATACAGACGAAAAGAGAAAGTGATAAAGCATCAGCTGCCGGTGTTTTCATTGAAGGTTTACTTTTTTGTGGCGGTAGCAGCAGCACTTCTGTCCTTTGTTTATTTTTCTACCAGAAAGAATATTATTCTTGCAATAATGTATTCAGCAATCATCTTTGGTGTGTTTGACTTTTTATTTGAGCTTGCATACATGCTTGTGTTGCAGATGTTTGTAAACCAGTACCTATCGTTTGTATCATCCTTTGCAACTGCTATGTCTGTTACAAAATCTGCAATTCAGGCAGTCAAGTACTGCAGGGAATACACAAGACCACCGCTTAAAAATATACTTGACAGCGTGGTGAGTGAATACGACGCAGGGGTGATTGATACAGGCAGCTTTTTTTCAGAGCTTGCAGGTAGAATAAATGTGAGAATTTACAAACAATTTTTTATGCTTGTGAAGGTAGCGGATGAAACAGGTGCTGATATCGTGGATATTTGCCGAAAGGTATTAAATAACAACACAGATACTCTAAAGCTTGTCAGACAAATAAAAGCGTCAACAATTGTAGGCTTTGGAGTAATTGCTTTTATGATAGCAATAAATTTGCTCATCTTTAATGCAGTGATACAGAACGAAGAAATAGCAACATGGCTTTTTACAACAAACAGACAGGACCTGATGTTTAACCTTATTGCAATTCTTATAGGGCTTGCCACACCAAAACTACTGGTCAGCTGGAGTGATTCTGTATGA
- a CDS encoding ATPase, T2SS/T4P/T4SS family → MIINPIAGIGAVQNTYAFSEEKITEIIQEFIRRYPELYVNATDPYQVVNEVNQLLVEKGYKIPAKIILDNMFGYGIIEHLLEDTLVTDIFINNEKEISYKKWGKIIETNLQFKNRQAFIEYIKRVAIMNGANINMNEADTTFTDVKRGLRITAAIPPVAIKPFLHIRRPLVGQKLETLVKESGMLTTQQAEILKQALRERKTIIIAGRGGSGKTTLLSSLVEEIPEHIRVGIIQEVYEIRTERKNTILELTRSGSATLKEYSLFELTKNMLLRSIETIVVGELKDRETFDVLNAVHTGHQALATVHSPSAQETINRLIFLMKRAQTDLSETFLREILESSIDYIVYMKDYRVDCIFQVGKKVEIVC, encoded by the coding sequence ATGATTATAAACCCCATTGCAGGTATAGGAGCAGTTCAAAACACTTACGCTTTTTCAGAAGAAAAAATAACCGAGATAATTCAGGAATTTATACGCCGATACCCTGAGCTTTATGTAAACGCCACCGACCCGTATCAAGTAGTAAATGAAGTCAATCAACTGCTGGTGGAAAAAGGGTATAAAATCCCAGCCAAAATTATACTCGATAACATGTTTGGATATGGCATAATAGAGCACCTTCTTGAAGATACGCTTGTTACAGATATTTTCATCAACAACGAAAAAGAAATAAGTTACAAAAAATGGGGCAAGATTATTGAAACAAACCTGCAGTTTAAAAACCGTCAGGCATTTATAGAATACATCAAACGTGTTGCAATCATGAACGGTGCAAACATCAATATGAACGAAGCAGACACAACTTTTACTGATGTAAAGAGGGGACTGAGAATCACTGCAGCCATCCCACCAGTAGCGATAAAACCATTTTTGCACATACGAAGACCGCTTGTAGGACAGAAGCTTGAAACTCTGGTTAAAGAGTCGGGTATGCTAACAACCCAGCAGGCTGAAATATTAAAACAGGCGCTCAGAGAAAGAAAGACAATCATCATAGCAGGAAGGGGCGGAAGCGGGAAAACCACTTTGCTCTCCTCACTTGTTGAGGAAATTCCAGAGCATATCAGAGTCGGCATAATACAAGAAGTGTACGAAATCAGGACAGAGCGGAAAAACACAATTTTGGAACTGACAAGAAGCGGTAGCGCTACGTTAAAAGAGTATTCTCTGTTTGAACTTACAAAGAACATGCTACTCAGGTCCATTGAAACGATTGTAGTTGGTGAGCTAAAAGACAGGGAAACATTTGACGTTTTGAATGCTGTTCATACAGGACACCAGGCACTTGCAACAGTGCATTCACCTTCTGCTCAGGAAACAATTAACAGACTTATTTTCCTTATGAAAAGGGCACAGACAGACTTGAGCGAAACTTTTTTAAGAGAGATTCTTGAAAGTTCAATTGATTACATTGTCTACATGAAAGATTACAGAGTGGATTGTATCTTTCAGGTAGGAAAGAAGGTTGAGATTGTATGTTAG
- a CDS encoding IMCp domain-containing protein: MIAIATGIQEFDASLVKEFQNAEVVHYREYLLREQKFDTVIISENLVGSISFEELLLRLRENNTRVIVIWPDEDDRPEILKFMLALGIYDILIGAVTIEMVKAAVEKPNTFKDVSRLYLKTLKVGDAQIQVNQQTEQAYETKTIEKVVEKIVEKPVEKIIEKPVEKIVEVEKIVEKPVFVKPKTIAFWSIESPFDTAMLSYEFARILKNKINSKIALLDFEEITPKVFELTKTRKSQIEGIVRQLNNLELNYRKLEELTASKDNMLIFSGITTRNFFIVRLEHLNSIVQLCRDNTGWIVINAGAGISTSGVACALLQGDVIFTLVDCKSKLNLFYTLECINFVCDNWNVDKEKFSIVLVNEDLCSEVDSEFALEIAKTNGIERVYSLGIQKKWQKNIDKLLEVVER, encoded by the coding sequence ATGATTGCAATAGCTACAGGGATTCAGGAGTTTGATGCTTCGCTTGTGAAAGAATTTCAAAATGCTGAGGTTGTTCATTACAGAGAGTACCTGCTTAGAGAACAAAAATTTGATACGGTGATAATATCAGAAAATCTGGTTGGTTCAATCAGCTTTGAAGAGCTGCTCTTGCGACTGCGTGAAAACAACACAAGGGTTATAGTTATCTGGCCGGACGAAGATGACAGACCAGAAATCTTAAAGTTCATGCTTGCTCTTGGAATCTATGATATTTTAATTGGGGCAGTAACTATTGAGATGGTTAAAGCTGCTGTTGAAAAGCCAAACACATTTAAAGATGTTTCTCGATTGTATTTGAAAACCCTTAAAGTCGGTGATGCGCAGATACAGGTTAACCAACAAACAGAACAAGCGTACGAAACAAAGACAATTGAGAAAGTGGTTGAGAAAATAGTTGAAAAGCCTGTTGAAAAGATAATTGAAAAACCAGTTGAAAAGATTGTCGAAGTAGAGAAAATTGTTGAAAAGCCTGTGTTTGTAAAGCCCAAAACCATTGCTTTCTGGAGTATTGAAAGCCCGTTTGACACAGCAATGTTAAGTTATGAATTTGCCAGGATTCTCAAAAATAAAATCAACAGCAAAATAGCGCTGCTTGATTTTGAGGAGATTACTCCGAAAGTGTTTGAGCTCACAAAGACCAGAAAATCTCAAATTGAAGGGATTGTAAGGCAGCTAAACAATCTTGAGCTGAACTACAGAAAGCTTGAAGAATTAACCGCCAGCAAAGACAACATGCTAATTTTTTCAGGAATAACCACCAGAAACTTTTTCATAGTCAGGTTAGAACATTTAAACAGTATTGTTCAGCTCTGCAGGGACAATACAGGCTGGATAGTAATAAACGCAGGGGCTGGGATATCAACAAGCGGTGTTGCCTGTGCGCTGCTACAGGGCGACGTAATATTTACACTTGTCGATTGCAAATCAAAACTGAATCTGTTTTATACACTGGAATGTATTAATTTTGTGTGTGATAACTGGAATGTGGATAAAGAGAAGTTTTCAATAGTACTTGTTAATGAAGACCTGTGCTCAGAAGTAGACAGTGAATTTGCACTTGAGATTGCTAAAACAAATGGTATTGAAAGAGTTTATTCTCTCGGGATACAGAAGAAGTGGCAGAAGAATATTGATAAACTGCTGGAGGTTGTTGAAAGATGA